The proteins below come from a single Mercenaria mercenaria strain notata chromosome 3, MADL_Memer_1, whole genome shotgun sequence genomic window:
- the LOC128555830 gene encoding uncharacterized protein LOC128555830 isoform X2, which yields MQIVWIAITIKKYLNMSLVLSDVSLVSTLNFASDVIMAAMNIGHDSVLVGFTSSLAGVIVLLVITLITRFIRRVVVRGKHYGNLQISTRDTSAPIYDEIPDNDDTTEERHVSGSHLYMEVGTAQISKIIHESGPRSHNRCDNEIAGNCATTLSVVETIYNTPLVCSSALNLPALHFEVNKSNNGESGEIHTSSFISLDNVDLHRKSSNLSRKYYEIPDILPDHDHNIEIERNGSNEGYETLISGPTSTDQYAEANGANLSGQCNRMADFATSSTRDSKRTPSKELMSTRNQQIDVNDINLTLQKAKGKRNSSSSGYDFDIPLESHQTQEKVTEGDGDSLNYIHPVN from the exons ATGCAG ATTGTTTGGATTGCCATCACTATAAAGAAGTACTTGAATATGAGTCTTGTTCTCTCAGATGTGTCTCTTGTTTCGACATTGAACTTTGCTTCAGATGTTATAATGGCAG CAATGAACATCGGTCATGATTCTGTTTTAGTTGGCTTTACAAGCAGTCTGGCTGGAGTTATAGTATTACTTGTAATCACCTTAATTACCAGGTTTATAAGAAG AGTAGTCGTCAGAGGCAAGCATTATGGCAACCTTCAAATTTCTACCAGAGACACATCAGCGCCAATATATGACGAGATACCAGACAATGAtg ATACAACAGAGGAACGCCATGTAAGTGGTAGCCATTTATACATGGAAGTTGGAACCGCCCAGATATCTAAGATTATACATGAATCTGGACCCAGATCGCATAACAGATGTGATAACGAAATTGCTGGTAATTGTGCAACAACACTCTCAGTTGTAGAAACCATTTATAACACACCGCTTGTTTGTTCGAGCGCTCTTAACCTGCCTGCATTACACTTTGAAGTCAATAAAAGCAATAATGGTGAGTCCGGTGAAATTCATACATCCAGTTTCATTTCTTTAGATAATGTCGATCTTCACAGAAAAAGTTCAAACCTAtcaagaaaatattatgaaatacctGACATATTACCTGACCATGATCATAATATTGAAATTGAAAGGAACGGTAGCAATGAAGGCTATGAAACTCTCATATCCGGTCCAACTTCTACTGACCAGTATGCCGAAGCAAATGGTGCAAATCTATCCGGACAATGTAACAGAATGGCTGACTTTGCTACAAGTTCAACTAGAGATTCAAAAAGAACACCAAGCAAAGAATTGATGTCCACAAGAAATCAGCAAATAGATGTTAATGACATCAACCTGACTCTACAAAAGGCTAAAGGTAAACGCAATTCCAGTTCGTCTGGATACGATTTCGACATACCGTTGGAATCACATCAAACACAAGAGAAGGTAACTGAAGGAGACGGTGACAGCTTAAATTATATACATCCAGTGAACTAA
- the LOC128555830 gene encoding multiple epidermal growth factor-like domains protein 11 isoform X1 produces the protein MILLFCSWFLVQIALNADCLDCHHYKEVLEYESCSLRCVSCFDIELCFRCYNGRYSNICDEICRNFSPEFNGVADCETRFGICVNGCIDGYFGHRCGDVCIHCKQDTPGVSNCNVYTGFCTNGCVDGYYSPRCDHVCGHCKPDNQGVVKCDSDTGTCSNGCVDGYYSPRCDLLCKLCKPDNQGVVKCDSDSGTCTSGCVDGYYSSRCDRVCKHCKLDKIGVVKCDFDSGICANGCVGGYYSPRCDRVCENCKPDNEGVVECDSASGACANGCVDGYYRPRCDRACGHCLPDDFNVLKCDHYTGYCAKSCVNNYFGRRCDRKCGNCLPDDKGAITCDIYTGNCPNVCIKGYSGKTCDTKCNSNCLDSNPNTNVCDISSAKCIYGCVPGYYGDTCNETCSGTCSKNACSQGSGFCENGCFSGWYGNICNDSCSDTCSLSSCNQNSGLCDNGCVSGWLGETCGELCSNTCYNKSCGQYSGYCVNGCISGWYGDTCNQTCSDKCSLSSCNQKSGFCGNGCVSGWYGDTCNKTCIGTCSKRACRQKSGFCDNGCISGWYGDTCNKTCSDTCSKRACSQNSGFCNNGCVSGWYGDTCNKTCSDTCSLSLCNQTSGFCEIGCVSGWYGDSCRGSCSSTCYNKSCGQHSGHCDNGFALSYYGDTCKFNCADTCKERVCDRETSQCLRGCVAGYQGAFCNMTMNIGHDSVLVGFTSSLAGVIVLLVITLITRFIRRVVVRGKHYGNLQISTRDTSAPIYDEIPDNDDTTEERHVSGSHLYMEVGTAQISKIIHESGPRSHNRCDNEIAGNCATTLSVVETIYNTPLVCSSALNLPALHFEVNKSNNGESGEIHTSSFISLDNVDLHRKSSNLSRKYYEIPDILPDHDHNIEIERNGSNEGYETLISGPTSTDQYAEANGANLSGQCNRMADFATSSTRDSKRTPSKELMSTRNQQIDVNDINLTLQKAKGKRNSSSSGYDFDIPLESHQTQEKVTEGDGDSLNYIHPVN, from the exons ATGATTCTCCTGTTTTGTTCATggtttttagttcaaattgctctAAATGCAG ATTGTTTGGATTGCCATCACTATAAAGAAGTACTTGAATATGAGTCTTGTTCTCTCAGATGTGTCTCTTGTTTCGACATTGAACTTTGCTTCAGATGTTATAATGGCAGGTATAGTAATATTTGTGATGAAATATGTCGCAATTTCAGTCCAGAATTTAATGGCGTGGCGGATTGTGAAACCCGATTCGGGATATGTGTTAACGGGTGTATAGATGGCTATTTCGGCCACCGTTGTGGCGATGTATGCATACATTGTAAACAGGATACACCAGGTGTTTCGAATTGTAACGTTTACACTGGATTTTGTACAAATGGATGTGTAGATGGCTATTACAGTCCCCGTTGTGATCATGTATGTGGACATTGTAAACCGGACAATCAAGGCGTGGTGAAATGTGACTCTGACACCGGGACATGTTCTAATGGATGTGTAGATGGCTATTACAGTCCCCGCTGTGATCTTTTATGTAAACTTTGTAAACCGGATAATCAAGGCGTGGTAAAATGTGACTCTGACTCAGGGACATGTACCAGTGGATGTGTAGATGGCTATTACAGTTCCCGGTGTGATCGTGTATGCAAACATTGTAAACTGGATAAAATAGGCGTGGTGAAATGTGACTTTGACTCCGGGATATGTGCTAATGGATGTGTAGGAGGCTATTATAGTCCCCGTTGTGATCGTGTATGTGAAAATTGTAAACCGGATAATGAAGGCGTGGTGGAATGTGACTCTGCCTCTGGGGCATGTGCTAATGGATGTGTAGATGGCTATTACAGACCCCGCTGTGATCGTGCATGTGGACATTGTTTACCGGacgattttaatgttttaaaatgtgaCCATTACACTGGTTATTGTGCTAAGAGTTGTGTTAATAACTATTTTGGTCGTCGTTGTGACAGGAAATGTGGAAACTGTCTACCCGACGATAAGGGGGCAATTACGTGTGACATATACACAGGGAATTGTCCTAACGTTTGCATCAAAGGTTACTCTGGTAAAACCTGTGATACAAAATGCAACAGTAACTGTCTGGATTCAAAcccaaatacaaatgtatgcgACATATCATCGGCAAAATGTATTTATGGCTGTGTACCAGGCTATTATGGTGACACATGCAATGAAACTTGCAGCGGCACGTGTTCGAAAAATGCATGTAGTCAAGGGTCGGGCTTCTGTGAAAATGGATGTTTTTCTGGTTGGTATGGTAACATATGCAATGATTCTTGCAGCGATACCTGTTCTCTAAGTTCCTGCAATCAAAACTCGGGCTTGTGTGACAATGGATGTGTTTCTGGTTGGCTTGGGGAAACGTGTGGAGAATTGTGCAGTAACACTTGTTATAACAAGTCCTGTGGTCAATATTCAGGATATTGTGTCAATGGATGTATTTCTGGTTGGTATGGAGACACGTGTAATCAAACGTGCAGCGATAAATGTTCTTTGAGTTCCTGCAATCAAAAGTCTGGCTTCTGTGGTAATGGATGTGTTTCAGGTTGGTATGGTGACACATGCAATAAAACTTGCATCGGCACGTGTTCTAAAAGAGCCTGTAGGCAAAAGTCGGGCTTCTGTGACAATGGATGTATTTCAGGTTGGTATGGTGACACATGCAATAAAACTTGCAGCGACACGTGTTCTAAAAGGGCCTGTAGTCAAAATTCGGGCTTCTGTAACAATGGATGTGTTTCTGGTTGGTATGGTGACACATGCAATAAAACTTGCAGCGACACGTGTTCTCTTAGCTTATGCAATCAAACATCTGGTTTCTGTGAAATAGGATGTGTTTCAGGCTGGTATGGGGACAGTTGCCGAGGGTCATGCAGTAGCACCTGTTATAATAAGTCCTGTGGTCAACATTCGGGCCACTGTGACAACGGATTTGCGTTGTCATACTATGGAGACACGTGTAAATTCAACTGCGCTGACACTTGTAAAGAACGCGTTTGCGACAGGGAAACATCACAGTGTTTGCGGGGATGTGTAGCAGGGTATCAAGGAGCATTTTGTAATATGA CAATGAACATCGGTCATGATTCTGTTTTAGTTGGCTTTACAAGCAGTCTGGCTGGAGTTATAGTATTACTTGTAATCACCTTAATTACCAGGTTTATAAGAAG AGTAGTCGTCAGAGGCAAGCATTATGGCAACCTTCAAATTTCTACCAGAGACACATCAGCGCCAATATATGACGAGATACCAGACAATGAtg ATACAACAGAGGAACGCCATGTAAGTGGTAGCCATTTATACATGGAAGTTGGAACCGCCCAGATATCTAAGATTATACATGAATCTGGACCCAGATCGCATAACAGATGTGATAACGAAATTGCTGGTAATTGTGCAACAACACTCTCAGTTGTAGAAACCATTTATAACACACCGCTTGTTTGTTCGAGCGCTCTTAACCTGCCTGCATTACACTTTGAAGTCAATAAAAGCAATAATGGTGAGTCCGGTGAAATTCATACATCCAGTTTCATTTCTTTAGATAATGTCGATCTTCACAGAAAAAGTTCAAACCTAtcaagaaaatattatgaaatacctGACATATTACCTGACCATGATCATAATATTGAAATTGAAAGGAACGGTAGCAATGAAGGCTATGAAACTCTCATATCCGGTCCAACTTCTACTGACCAGTATGCCGAAGCAAATGGTGCAAATCTATCCGGACAATGTAACAGAATGGCTGACTTTGCTACAAGTTCAACTAGAGATTCAAAAAGAACACCAAGCAAAGAATTGATGTCCACAAGAAATCAGCAAATAGATGTTAATGACATCAACCTGACTCTACAAAAGGCTAAAGGTAAACGCAATTCCAGTTCGTCTGGATACGATTTCGACATACCGTTGGAATCACATCAAACACAAGAGAAGGTAACTGAAGGAGACGGTGACAGCTTAAATTATATACATCCAGTGAACTAA